The Megasphaera stantonii genome includes a window with the following:
- a CDS encoding helix-turn-helix domain-containing protein, which produces MDTMRMIESSEERVVFEIQNNTGTARLTSYPVYPGIDLVYIDAHIESFSCRSHPVTQGLFAVNHCEEGRIECNFQNGEFLYMGPGDMSIGWRHHQEYCHSIFFPSSHYHGLSILCSVSKAQPVVSRLLEDDGDLTALCSRFCRESDFGLIMKENNDMQHLFEELYRVPEGIRRRYCQLKILEIFLFLGTIEPERNQYVYVTKRQVDIVKAIHLELLENLTTKKRVEELAAEHHIAPTTLKRCFKSVYGSSIGQHLQELRVSEAMRMLAETEDSILQIANRVGYANSSKFSVLFQKMTGMLPREYRKSLRK; this is translated from the coding sequence ATGGATACTATGCGGATGATCGAATCTTCTGAAGAGAGGGTTGTGTTTGAAATACAAAATAATACGGGTACGGCACGTCTGACGTCGTATCCCGTATATCCGGGCATCGATCTCGTCTATATAGACGCGCATATTGAATCCTTTTCCTGCCGGAGCCATCCCGTAACGCAGGGCTTGTTCGCTGTCAATCATTGTGAGGAAGGCCGTATAGAGTGTAATTTTCAGAACGGCGAATTTCTCTATATGGGGCCAGGCGATATGTCTATTGGCTGGCGGCATCATCAGGAATATTGTCATTCTATTTTCTTTCCTTCGTCTCATTATCATGGCCTGTCTATTTTATGCTCTGTATCCAAGGCGCAGCCTGTCGTTTCCCGGCTGTTGGAGGACGACGGCGATTTGACGGCCTTATGCAGCCGTTTTTGCCGGGAATCGGATTTCGGCCTTATTATGAAAGAAAACAATGACATGCAGCATTTGTTTGAAGAACTGTACCGTGTGCCGGAAGGTATTCGACGCCGGTATTGCCAGCTTAAAATCTTGGAAATATTTTTGTTCCTCGGGACAATCGAGCCGGAACGAAACCAATACGTTTACGTGACGAAGCGGCAAGTTGATATCGTTAAGGCGATCCATTTGGAACTATTAGAAAATCTGACGACAAAGAAACGAGTAGAAGAACTTGCCGCAGAGCATCATATTGCGCCGACGACGTTGAAACGGTGCTTTAAAAGCGTTTACGGCAGCTCCATCGGCCAGCATTTGCAGGAACTGCGGGTCAGCGAGGCGATGCGCATGCTTGCCGAAACGGAAGACAGCATCCTACAGATAGCCAATCGCGTAGGTTACGCAAACAGCAGTAAATTTTCCGTGCTGTTTCAGAAAATGACCGGCATGCTTCCGCGAGAGTACCGAAAATCATTGCGAAAATAA
- a CDS encoding pyridoxamine 5'-phosphate oxidase family protein has protein sequence MNTLCLYYENAAARRVAVMIGSILSMSRYAECREDVSLRQYKRILLVLTEKQAVQPLAEIVQYAEPDTTWGLIVIGDNELSVQRLRSQAEMLLKRPIALSAFIPASDVTEGVIRAAETIQPPPAAVPDSDSTAWQALETFLTSHTTGVLATGWGRNIRTTPIEYVYWHKKIYLFSEGGRKFANIYRDPHVSFSVCEPFSDFSHLAGLQLSGTAQILEPQDEGYAAAAAAKGIAEKRLRKMPVVLHVIEISPSEAVFLWGQFAREGKAVRQVYRF, from the coding sequence ATGAATACTCTTTGCCTATATTACGAAAACGCTGCGGCACGGCGCGTTGCCGTCATGATCGGCAGTATACTCAGCATGAGCCGGTATGCGGAATGCCGGGAAGACGTATCGCTGCGCCAATATAAGCGGATTTTGCTGGTTTTGACGGAAAAACAGGCGGTACAGCCCTTGGCAGAGATCGTACAGTATGCGGAGCCAGATACAACATGGGGACTCATTGTCATTGGTGATAATGAATTGTCGGTACAGAGGCTGCGTAGTCAGGCTGAAATGCTGCTGAAACGGCCTATCGCCTTGTCTGCGTTTATTCCGGCGAGTGACGTTACAGAAGGGGTCATACGTGCTGCTGAGACAATACAGCCGCCTCCGGCTGCTGTACCGGACAGCGACAGTACGGCATGGCAGGCATTAGAAACGTTCCTGACGAGTCATACTACGGGCGTTTTAGCTACCGGATGGGGACGGAATATTCGGACGACGCCGATTGAGTACGTATATTGGCATAAAAAAATATACCTGTTCAGCGAAGGCGGACGAAAATTTGCGAATATATATCGTGATCCGCATGTCAGTTTTTCCGTATGCGAGCCATTTTCCGATTTTTCCCATTTGGCAGGACTGCAGCTGAGCGGCACGGCACAGATTCTCGAACCACAGGACGAAGGCTATGCTGCGGCCGCGGCGGCCAAGGGTATTGCTGAAAAACGGCTGCGTAAAATGCCCGTCGTTCTCCATGTCATTGAGATTTCTCCGTCTGAAGCTGTCTTTCTTTGGGGGCAATTTGCCAGAGAGGGAAAAGCTGTGCGTCAGGTATATCGATTTTAG
- the hutW gene encoding heme anaerobic degradation radical SAM methyltransferase ChuW/HutW — MSLEELFHSLPPEQRIFQFGAETDSPLTDAFPRKRVVHAGLHGTVVPPDESQQVWQRIMASAPAKKDIQTAYIHIPFCKTKCLYCGFFQNGTNQDVEDHYVDCLIQELEASADLPRLKDSLIHAVFIGGGTPTSLSPKNAGRLLQAICRCLPLANDYELTLEGRVHDLVPEKMDVWLANGVNRMSLGVQSFHTDIRRSVGRLDDEETVLKNLRSLLDYNQCAVVVDLIYGLPGQDMQVWKEDLDLLIQSGVDGADLYQLNVFDGSDLNKAIARGALPPAATTDYQAGMFAFAKAYLEQRAYRRLNVCHWSCSNRERSLYNTLARSGSSMFPFGSGAGGSVDGYSTMLHRSIAPYEMFVEAGKKPFMALMKQSPLQPIVDAVQNQLEMCYMDLNKIYAFDDKLKDLEWLYKLWETRGLVTYNGVMYTLTDAGQFWQVNITQTTLECIQYLMTGKNAMVMERVAAQDSKKTASMVEAMKRMKAMSGTPSVEAMKKMAEAMRHMSQDEIQAIMKQMKNHS; from the coding sequence ATGAGTTTAGAAGAATTATTTCACAGCCTGCCGCCAGAGCAGCGCATTTTCCAATTCGGTGCGGAAACGGACAGCCCGCTGACGGACGCGTTTCCGCGCAAACGCGTCGTTCATGCCGGCCTGCACGGCACGGTTGTCCCGCCTGATGAATCACAGCAGGTTTGGCAGCGCATCATGGCGTCTGCACCGGCTAAAAAGGACATCCAGACGGCGTATATACATATTCCGTTCTGCAAGACTAAATGCCTGTACTGCGGATTTTTTCAAAATGGGACGAATCAGGACGTAGAAGATCATTATGTGGACTGCCTGATTCAGGAACTGGAAGCCTCTGCCGACTTACCGCGCTTAAAGGACAGCCTTATTCATGCTGTATTTATCGGCGGCGGTACGCCGACATCCTTGTCTCCGAAAAATGCCGGACGGCTGCTGCAGGCGATTTGCCGCTGCCTGCCCTTGGCCAATGATTACGAGCTGACTTTGGAAGGGCGTGTTCATGATCTGGTACCGGAAAAGATGGACGTTTGGCTGGCAAATGGTGTAAACCGCATGTCTTTGGGCGTTCAGTCCTTTCATACGGATATCCGCCGTTCTGTCGGCCGACTGGACGATGAAGAAACGGTATTGAAAAATCTGCGGAGCCTTCTCGATTACAACCAGTGTGCTGTCGTCGTCGACCTCATTTACGGTCTGCCCGGTCAGGACATGCAGGTCTGGAAGGAAGATTTGGATCTGCTGATTCAGTCCGGCGTAGACGGCGCTGATTTGTATCAGCTCAACGTTTTTGACGGCAGCGATTTGAATAAGGCCATTGCCCGCGGCGCGCTGCCGCCGGCAGCGACGACGGATTACCAGGCCGGCATGTTTGCCTTTGCCAAGGCCTATCTGGAACAGCGGGCGTATCGCCGCCTGAATGTCTGCCATTGGAGCTGCAGCAACCGTGAGCGGAGCCTGTACAATACACTGGCCCGCTCCGGTTCGTCCATGTTCCCCTTCGGCAGCGGCGCCGGAGGCAGCGTAGACGGCTATTCAACGATGCTTCACCGGTCCATTGCACCGTATGAAATGTTTGTCGAAGCAGGCAAAAAGCCCTTTATGGCTCTCATGAAGCAGTCGCCGCTGCAGCCGATTGTCGATGCGGTGCAGAACCAGCTGGAAATGTGCTATATGGATTTAAATAAAATATACGCCTTTGACGACAAGCTGAAAGATCTGGAATGGCTGTATAAGCTGTGGGAAACACGCGGTCTTGTAACATATAACGGCGTCATGTATACGCTGACGGATGCTGGTCAGTTCTGGCAGGTCAACATCACGCAGACGACGCTGGAATGCATCCAGTACCTCATGACTGGGAAAAATGCCATGGTGATGGAACGCGTAGCTGCGCAAGATTCGAAGAAAACTGCGTCTATGGTAGAGGCCATGAAGCGGATGAAAGCTATGAGCGGCACGCCCAGCGTGGAAGCTATGAAAAAAATGGCTGAAGCCATGCGCCATATGAGTCAGGATGAGATTCAAGCCATTATGAAGCAAATGAAAAATCACTCATAG
- a CDS encoding flavodoxin family protein, with protein sequence MKTIVLYSTRTGNTKKVAEAIAEALPAGTPCLSVKEAPADIDRCDCVFLGFWVDRGTADKDSQDMLKKLKNKHVAIFATLGADPKSEHAAKSLDNGAAFLPKGVHVAGTFICQGAVDPKLIEMMYKQFPAGHPHGKSPERDALHAEAAKHPDAADLENAKAFAADVMKKLAAE encoded by the coding sequence ATGAAAACGATCGTTTTGTACTCGACGCGTACAGGAAATACGAAAAAGGTGGCCGAAGCAATTGCCGAAGCCCTGCCGGCAGGGACGCCTTGCCTTTCCGTTAAAGAGGCGCCGGCTGATATTGACCGCTGCGACTGCGTGTTCCTCGGATTTTGGGTGGACCGCGGTACGGCAGATAAGGATTCGCAGGACATGCTGAAAAAACTGAAGAATAAGCATGTCGCTATATTTGCAACGTTAGGAGCCGATCCGAAGTCGGAACATGCGGCGAAGAGCCTGGATAACGGCGCGGCCTTTCTGCCGAAAGGCGTCCATGTCGCCGGTACGTTTATCTGCCAGGGCGCAGTAGACCCCAAGCTTATTGAAATGATGTACAAGCAGTTCCCAGCTGGCCATCCCCACGGCAAATCGCCGGAACGGGACGCCCTTCATGCCGAAGCAGCCAAGCATCCCGATGCTGCTGATTTGGAAAATGCCAAAGCTTTTGCGGCAGATGTCATGAAGAAGCTTGCTGCGGAATAA
- a CDS encoding energy transducer TonB gives MREISWIRAYAGSAVVHLLVVGAAAMFLAGAVMQQEQQQMYVIDLDTSELSSAGSGHAGGSGGELFPEKLSETAVAERVAQIDASQSAVMPHPQLSDAVPEPAPSSQPAPAAASSSAAGGGGVGSSAGAGSGTGTGSGVGDGTGDGQGYGEGVGDGQGSGYSGAEGTGSSPFDSDGFWSAVNANKSYPPMAVRRGLTGSVTVTVTLDSSGNCVNAYVSGSSGQSILDKAALNAVYAACPYPNASGQDVTVNVPVTFNLN, from the coding sequence ATGCGGGAAATTTCATGGATACGAGCTTATGCCGGCTCGGCAGTAGTCCACCTGCTTGTCGTAGGCGCGGCAGCTATGTTTCTTGCCGGAGCTGTGATGCAGCAGGAACAACAGCAGATGTATGTCATAGATTTAGACACCAGCGAACTGTCTAGTGCTGGAAGCGGGCATGCCGGCGGCAGCGGCGGCGAACTGTTTCCGGAAAAGCTGTCTGAAACAGCCGTAGCCGAGCGTGTGGCGCAAATAGATGCCAGCCAATCGGCTGTTATGCCTCATCCGCAGTTGTCAGATGCCGTGCCGGAACCGGCTCCTAGCAGTCAGCCCGCTCCGGCTGCCGCCAGTTCGTCTGCTGCTGGCGGAGGTGGTGTCGGCAGCAGTGCGGGGGCTGGCAGCGGTACGGGTACTGGCTCAGGCGTCGGAGACGGGACGGGCGATGGCCAGGGCTATGGAGAAGGCGTCGGCGACGGTCAGGGTAGCGGTTACAGCGGTGCAGAAGGGACCGGTTCATCGCCGTTTGATTCCGATGGATTCTGGTCTGCTGTCAACGCCAATAAATCCTATCCGCCTATGGCTGTCCGCCGCGGTTTGACTGGTTCCGTTACCGTTACAGTTACGCTGGACAGCAGCGGAAACTGCGTCAATGCCTATGTATCCGGCTCATCGGGACAGAGTATTTTGGATAAGGCAGCTCTCAACGCTGTATATGCCGCCTGCCCGTATCCGAATGCCAGCGGGCAGGATGTAACGGTAAACGTGCCCGTTACCTTTAATTTGAATTAA
- a CDS encoding ExbD/TolR family protein codes for MFTNVRMKKKPAFMIIPMIDIIFFLLVFFMMNSLQTVAQKALSVQLPQAQSASAPVQMPIILTVDAEGHITMDNRPVSFDEASERMKRHMAENANAAVILQADRRTAHGQVVAVMDMLKSAGVKRLAIAAEQKG; via the coding sequence ATGTTTACGAATGTCAGGATGAAAAAGAAACCGGCTTTTATGATCATTCCGATGATTGATATTATCTTTTTCCTGCTTGTGTTTTTTATGATGAACAGCCTGCAGACCGTAGCGCAGAAGGCCTTGTCCGTCCAGCTCCCTCAGGCTCAGAGCGCGTCGGCGCCTGTGCAGATGCCCATTATCCTGACGGTTGATGCGGAAGGGCATATTACGATGGATAATCGTCCTGTCAGCTTTGACGAAGCATCGGAACGGATGAAGCGACACATGGCAGAAAATGCCAACGCCGCTGTGATTCTGCAAGCCGACCGCCGTACGGCTCATGGTCAGGTAGTCGCTGTCATGGATATGTTGAAATCTGCTGGTGTTAAGCGTCTGGCCATCGCTGCAGAACAGAAGGGATGA
- a CDS encoding MotA/TolQ/ExbB proton channel family protein — protein MEGFAYFLHLFHSGGLVMYPLLALSIFTVAIAIERFYYYRANRRDSKKFFTGVDHAIRDQQWDTAENFCRKFPTAISRIIASGLRHKDDEKAMKDAFNEQMTIESIAFRRYLDYLSAIVTIAPLLGLLGTVTGMISTFSVLDSGAGATAITGGVGEALIATASGLCVAIIAFCVYTYFDHQLDTIVTDTEKLCLTVVNARNAR, from the coding sequence ATGGAAGGATTCGCGTATTTTCTGCATTTATTTCACAGCGGCGGCCTGGTTATGTATCCGCTGCTGGCCTTATCTATTTTTACGGTAGCCATTGCGATTGAACGGTTTTACTATTACCGGGCCAATCGTCGGGATTCGAAAAAGTTTTTTACTGGTGTTGATCATGCTATTCGTGATCAGCAATGGGATACGGCGGAAAATTTCTGCCGGAAATTCCCTACGGCTATCAGCCGCATTATTGCCAGCGGCCTCCGGCATAAGGATGATGAAAAAGCCATGAAAGATGCTTTCAATGAACAGATGACGATTGAATCCATCGCCTTTCGCCGCTATCTCGATTACCTCAGCGCTATCGTCACGATTGCGCCGCTTCTCGGGCTTCTCGGCACAGTAACGGGCATGATCAGCACGTTCAGCGTTTTAGACAGCGGCGCTGGCGCCACGGCGATTACCGGCGGTGTCGGTGAAGCTCTTATTGCGACGGCGTCGGGACTGTGCGTCGCGATTATCGCTTTCTGCGTATATACCTACTTCGACCATCAGCTGGACACCATTGTGACGGATACGGAAAAGCTGTGCCTTACTGTAGTGAACGCCAGAAATGCAAGGTAG
- a CDS encoding prepilin peptidase, which yields MTGDMAAALSWGYGIWLAVMALCTIVVIYTDISWYWIPDGIVCVAALANGAAVAGGLVAPCSAVSIGFALSFALLYFLYPQGIGSGDVKLAAALCLGCSGSTAYIMTTAAFLSALIGAAAWRLYARKNCIPFGPFLWIGWWIAFAAGEELMAWMAG from the coding sequence ATGACCGGCGATATGGCTGCCGCTTTGAGCTGGGGATACGGAATATGGCTGGCGGTCATGGCCTTATGCACGATTGTCGTCATCTATACGGATATATCCTGGTATTGGATTCCCGATGGGATTGTATGCGTTGCGGCGTTGGCAAACGGGGCCGCCGTAGCAGGCGGCCTCGTAGCTCCCTGCAGTGCAGTCAGCATCGGGTTTGCCTTGTCCTTTGCCCTGCTGTACTTTCTGTATCCGCAGGGCATCGGCAGCGGCGACGTCAAGCTGGCGGCGGCCCTGTGCCTGGGCTGCAGCGGCTCGACGGCCTATATTATGACGACGGCCGCGTTCCTGTCCGCTTTGATTGGGGCGGCTGCGTGGCGGCTCTATGCCCGAAAGAACTGCATTCCCTTCGGCCCGTTTTTGTGGATAGGATGGTGGATAGCCTTTGCGGCAGGAGAAGAACTTATGGCCTGGATGGCTGGCTAA
- a CDS encoding competence type IV pilus major pilin ComGC, with product MFIRIRLWLSPSRRRKNGFSLLEMLVVVSIILILATVAVPKFTSAGKTAKIAKIEADLHTISNAAALYEVETGAYPDSVDDLVKKGSSGKAYLQSKPTLPDGTEYSINSEGVVSGVFDGVTYDSAASHRTTAAESG from the coding sequence ATGTTCATTCGCATTCGTTTATGGTTATCTCCGTCCCGACGGAGAAAAAACGGGTTTTCTCTGCTGGAAATGCTGGTGGTTGTCAGCATCATTTTGATTTTAGCTACCGTAGCCGTGCCGAAGTTTACGTCAGCCGGGAAAACGGCGAAAATTGCCAAGATTGAAGCCGACTTGCACACGATCAGCAACGCGGCGGCGCTGTATGAAGTCGAAACCGGCGCGTATCCCGACTCCGTCGATGACCTGGTAAAGAAAGGAAGCTCCGGCAAAGCCTATCTCCAGTCCAAGCCGACATTGCCGGACGGAACGGAGTACAGCATTAACAGCGAAGGCGTCGTATCCGGCGTATTTGACGGCGTGACCTATGATTCGGCGGCCAGCCATCGGACGACAGCTGCGGAGAGCGGCTGA
- a CDS encoding type II secretion system F family protein yields the protein MKRFVVTCTDMHGRKMTYKLTAPSSEAVRAMARRRSWQIMAMEETTPLLDFVFRLRPFSYKTLSLLFYQLGAMTRAGIPFVQACRLLLHDVTSKKQRQAMKLAVDYMEKGMAVSEALGQTGLFPSLVCRIVSAGERAGNLEQMLYLLGQYYEQADKQRRFLMDALSYPLFLLLCTTAMTVGIVAFILPVFEAMFNQMQMPLPAMTAYMLAGAHILQFYGAALAAGAVAGIASLLLLLRRPGVRRYAEDKLFSLSALRRLCVIFCWQRFSQILAVQIRCGIPLLDALDDGAAVVPVDWFRRAVNQAARRLENGSSFSQAVRLGQFGTLYIETMLLVGETTGRYEDALQAVSEYYQWRIQSRLSVVQRLAGPLMLLGVGAVIGTLVISCMLPLLDMAAGMVP from the coding sequence ATGAAACGATTTGTTGTGACATGCACCGACATGCACGGACGGAAAATGACATACAAGCTGACGGCTCCCAGCTCGGAAGCGGTTCGCGCCATGGCTCGGCGTCGTTCCTGGCAAATCATGGCGATGGAAGAAACGACGCCCCTTTTGGATTTTGTATTCCGCCTCCGCCCTTTTTCCTATAAGACCTTGTCTCTCTTGTTTTACCAGCTGGGCGCGATGACCCGGGCCGGCATTCCCTTTGTGCAGGCCTGCCGGCTTTTATTGCACGACGTGACGAGCAAAAAGCAGCGTCAGGCTATGAAGCTGGCCGTCGACTATATGGAAAAAGGAATGGCCGTGTCGGAAGCTTTAGGGCAGACCGGGTTATTTCCTTCGCTGGTCTGCCGCATTGTCAGTGCCGGCGAGCGGGCCGGCAATTTGGAGCAGATGCTGTATCTTCTGGGCCAATATTACGAGCAGGCAGATAAGCAGCGCCGTTTTCTGATGGACGCCTTATCGTATCCGCTGTTTCTCCTGCTCTGTACGACGGCTATGACAGTCGGCATCGTCGCGTTTATCCTGCCGGTGTTTGAAGCTATGTTTAACCAGATGCAGATGCCGCTGCCGGCGATGACGGCGTATATGCTGGCCGGGGCGCATATACTGCAGTTTTACGGCGCTGCGCTGGCCGCAGGAGCTGTTGCGGGTATTGCGTCGCTGCTCCTTTTGCTGCGCCGTCCCGGTGTGCGGCGATATGCAGAAGACAAGCTGTTTTCCCTTTCGGCATTGCGGCGTCTGTGCGTGATTTTTTGCTGGCAGCGGTTCAGCCAAATACTGGCCGTGCAGATACGCTGCGGCATTCCCTTGCTGGACGCCTTGGACGATGGAGCTGCCGTCGTGCCCGTCGATTGGTTTCGTCGGGCCGTAAATCAGGCGGCGCGGCGGTTGGAAAACGGCAGCTCCTTCAGCCAGGCCGTGCGATTAGGCCAATTCGGCACGCTGTATATCGAGACGATGCTTTTAGTCGGGGAAACGACGGGGCGGTATGAAGATGCCCTGCAGGCTGTTTCCGAGTATTACCAGTGGCGCATCCAGTCGCGTCTGTCCGTCGTACAGCGTTTGGCAGGGCCTTTGATGCTCCTTGGCGTCGGCGCTGTTATAGGAACACTTGTCATCTCATGTATGTTGCCGCTGCTGGATATGGCGGCAGGCATGGTACCGTAA
- a CDS encoding type IV pilus twitching motility protein PilT, whose product MDIAAVLAAAVQSQASDIHLQEGRLPLLRLGAELFPWGNHRVGGEDISAWLQALGQPFDGRPYVSTAFSWDGRVRCRLHGSREQAGVHVVVRILYPLDTLPPDGDELLLRRLSGLDDGLVLVCGPTGSGKTTALWRILCWANANRRCHIITLEDPIEYVVPGELALISQREYGIHFQSFAEGVREALRQDPDILLVGEMRDRETMDAALTAAETGHLVFATLHTRSAAQAVSRMAGAYAGAEQEEMRCRLAMVLQGILAQRRRDGADGAYIAREILLHTPAVAQLIRSGREHQLATVMQTGAALGMRTMEQALQRHRRNLI is encoded by the coding sequence ATGGACATAGCTGCTGTACTCGCCGCCGCCGTCCAATCGCAAGCATCGGACATTCACTTGCAGGAAGGCCGGCTGCCTTTGCTGCGCCTGGGGGCAGAGCTATTTCCCTGGGGAAATCATCGTGTAGGAGGTGAAGATATTTCCGCGTGGCTGCAGGCCTTAGGCCAGCCCTTTGACGGACGGCCCTATGTGTCGACGGCATTTTCCTGGGACGGGCGCGTCCGCTGCCGCCTTCATGGCAGCCGCGAGCAAGCCGGCGTTCACGTCGTCGTGCGGATACTGTATCCCCTCGATACGCTGCCGCCTGACGGTGACGAACTATTGCTGCGGCGGCTGAGCGGACTGGACGACGGCCTCGTGCTGGTATGCGGGCCGACGGGGAGCGGCAAGACGACAGCCTTATGGCGAATACTGTGCTGGGCGAATGCCAACCGCCGCTGCCACATCATTACGCTGGAAGATCCCATTGAATATGTCGTGCCGGGGGAGCTGGCCCTTATCAGCCAGCGGGAATATGGGATTCACTTCCAGTCCTTTGCCGAAGGGGTACGGGAAGCGCTGCGCCAGGACCCGGATATACTGCTTGTCGGCGAAATGCGCGACAGGGAGACCATGGATGCGGCATTGACGGCGGCGGAAACGGGGCATCTCGTCTTCGCTACCCTTCATACCCGCTCGGCAGCGCAGGCCGTCAGCCGCATGGCCGGAGCCTATGCCGGCGCGGAACAGGAAGAGATGCGCTGCCGCCTGGCTATGGTACTGCAGGGAATCTTGGCTCAGCGCCGGCGCGATGGAGCTGACGGCGCTTATATTGCCAGGGAGATCTTGCTGCATACGCCGGCCGTCGCTCAACTCATCCGCAGCGGCAGGGAGCATCAGCTGGCGACAGTTATGCAGACCGGCGCGGCCCTGGGGATGCGGACGATGGAACAAGCGCTGCAGCGGCATAGGCGGAATCTGATATGA